A single region of the Streptomyces sp. NBC_00236 genome encodes:
- a CDS encoding DUF3291 domain-containing protein, with protein MSDFHLAQVNVGRMLAPLDSPQLAGFVDQLQEINAVADQAPGFIWRMVDDSGADATNLRPEHDDDLLLINCSVWESVEALRNYTYRSDHLKVLARRRDWFERLAGVSVALWWVPAGHRPGMEEAMGRIALIREKGEGPEAFTFRAPHPPPSGSPAEPAHPLQSAPSRTEHTAAEHAPR; from the coding sequence GTGAGCGACTTCCACCTTGCCCAAGTCAATGTCGGGCGCATGCTCGCCCCACTCGACAGCCCTCAGCTGGCCGGCTTCGTCGACCAGCTCCAGGAGATCAACGCCGTCGCCGACCAGGCGCCCGGTTTCATCTGGCGCATGGTCGACGACAGCGGAGCCGACGCGACGAACCTGCGCCCCGAGCACGACGACGACCTGCTCCTCATCAACTGCTCGGTCTGGGAATCGGTCGAAGCGCTGCGGAACTACACGTACCGCAGCGACCACCTCAAGGTGCTGGCGCGCCGCCGGGACTGGTTCGAGCGCCTCGCCGGCGTCTCCGTCGCGCTGTGGTGGGTCCCCGCAGGGCACCGTCCGGGCATGGAGGAGGCGATGGGCCGCATCGCCCTGATCCGCGAGAAGGGCGAAGGGCCTGAGGCGTTCACCTTCCGGGCGCCGCACCCCCCACCGTCCGGCTCCCCCGCCGAACCCGCGCACCCCCTTCAGAGCGCCCCCTCCCGCACTGAACACACAGCCGCCGAACACGCACCCCGCTGA